Proteins co-encoded in one Arachis hypogaea cultivar Tifrunner chromosome 13, arahy.Tifrunner.gnm2.J5K5, whole genome shotgun sequence genomic window:
- the LOC112737769 gene encoding probable serine/threonine-protein kinase SIS8 isoform X2, translating to MEETQEDAGQATQRPSSMSAWPSDFAGKFGSVSLGSQETLNDSDSHRHSNEDVMSPHKASQILWHTGMLSEPIPNGFYSVIPEKRLKKYFDDIPTLDELQALSIDGFKADIILVDTEKDRKLSMLKQLIVTLVKGLNSNPAATIKKIAGLVSDFYKRPNAESPAKAALEEPSHVFENCGVQLLGQIRHGSCRPRAILFKVLADTVGLESRLMMGFPNDGAAECIDSYKHMSVMVVLNSVELLVDLMRFPGQLLPRSTKSIFMTHISAAGESDSAENDSCDSPLEPNSPLYGVSESVERENFQFRRKFEGSSNVSGLSLRNLMLRYPSLERKMSEPNIATAFGRHSRRKVIAEQRTANSSPEHQSFRAHRRSMLSGDRLGFRDFADDQSTLRSSYRSDGASSSQARRVRRSVSVTPEIGDDIVRAVRAMNEALKQTRRLREHGDHSSLSNSLNDRTSGPDLQRNLSNFHGRGDSSQKAMSLPSSPHDYRGQAPERGGPSGYGVNAKLELTWNKVLESQMFNNKPLLPFEEWNIDFSELTVGTRVGIGFFGEVFRGMWNGTNVAIKVFLEQDLTAENMEDFCNEISILSRLRHPNVILFLGACTKPPRLSMVTEYMEVGSLYFLLHMSDQKKKLNWKKRLKMLRGICRGLMHIHRMKIIHRDVKSANCLVDKHWTVKICDFGLSRIVTETPMRDSSSAGTPEWMAPELIRNEPFTEKCDIFSLGVIMWELCTLSRPWEGVPPERVVYAVAHEGSRLELPEGPMGRLISDCWAEPHERPSCEEILSRLVDIEYSMS from the exons ATGGAGGAGACACAAGAAGATGCAGGGCAGGCAACGCAAAGGCCATCCAGCATGTCAGCGTGGCCTTCAGATTTTGCTGGAAAATTTGGATCTGTTTCTTTGGGTTCTCAAGAAACCTTAAATGATAGTGACTCACATAGACATTCTAATGAAGATGTCATGTCACCGCATAAAGCATCACAGATTCTCTGGCACACTGGAATGCTTTCAGAACCAATACCAAATGGTTTTTATTCAGTTATTCCG GAGAAAAGACTCAAGAAATATTTCGATGATATTCCTACTTTGGATGAGCTTCAGGCTTTGAGTATAGATGGTTTTAAGGCTGATATCATTCTTGTGGACACAGAGAAAGATAGAAAGTTATCCATGTTGAAGCAACTAATTGTGACATTGGTCAAAGGATTGAACTCAAATCCAGCTGCAACGATTAAGAAGATAGCTGGATTA GTTTCTGATTTTTATAAGCGACCAAATGCAGAAAGTCCCGCAAAAGCTGCACTAGAGGAGCCCTCCCATGTGTTTGAAAATTGTGGTGTCCAGTTGCTGGGGCAGATAAGGCATGGTTCATGCCGTCCTCGAGCTATCTTATTTAAAGTATTAGCAGACACTGTAGGTCTTGAAAGTAGGCTTATGATG GGTTTCCCAAATGATGGAGCTGCTGAATGTATAGACTCTTACAAGCATATGTCTGTGATGGTTGTATTAAATTCTGTGGAGCTGCTGGTTGATCTCATGCGTTTTCCTGGCCAATTGTTACCACGATCAACCAAGTCAATTTTTATGACACATATATCTGCAGCAGGAGAGAGTGATTCAGCCGAAAATGATTCTTGTGATTCACCATTGGAACCAAACAGTCCTTTGTATGGGGTTTCAGAGAG TGTTGAAAGGGAAAACTTTCAGTTCCGAAGAAAATTTGAAGGGTCTTCAAATGTGTCAGGCCTCTCCTTGAGAAATTTGATGTTACGATATCCCAGTCTTGAAAGGAAAATGAG TGAACCCAACATTGCAACTGCATTTGGTCGGCATAGTAGGAGAAAGGTCATTGCTGAACAGAGGACTGCTAATTCAAG TCCAGAACATCAATCATTTCGAGCACATCGGCGATCCATGCTTAGCGGTGATAGGTTAGGATTTAGAGATTTTGCTGATGACCAGAGCACATTAAG ATCCAGCTATAGGTCAGATGGTGCATCATCTTCACAAGCTCGCAGGGTACGAAGAAGTGTCAGTGTTACTCCTGAGATTGGTGATGATATCGTAAG GGCTGTACGGGCAATGAATGAAGCACTTAAGCAAACTCGTCGTCTAAGAGAACATGGGGATCATAGTTCTTTGTCCAATTCTCTGAATGATAGAACTAGTGGTCCAGATCTTCAGAGAAAT CTGTCAAATTTCCATGGTCGTGGTGACAGTTCTCAGAAAGCAATGTCATTACCGTCTTCACCGCATGATTATAGAGGACAAGCGCCTGAGAGAGGTGGGCCATCTGGATATGGAGTGAATGCTAAACTGGAGTTGACTTGGAATAAAGTTCTCGAATCACAAATGTTCAACAATAAACCTCTGTTACCATTTGAAGAATGGAATATTGACTTCTCGGAATTAACCGTTGGAACTCGTGTTGGGATTG GGTTCTTTGGCGAGGTTTTCCGTGGCATGTGGAACGGCACAAATGTTGCAATCAAGGTTTTTCTTGAGCAAGATTTAACTGCTGAAAATATGGAAGATTTCTGCAATGAGATAAGCATTCTCAG CCGGCTGCGACATCCTAACG TTATTCTGTTTCTTGGTGCATGCACAAAGCCTCCACGTTTGTCAATGGTTACGGAATATATGGAGGTGGGATCTTTGTATTTCTTGCTTCATATGAGTGATCAAAAGAAGAAGCTTAACTGGAAGAAAAGGCTAAAGATGTTGCGTGGCATATGCCG GGGCTTGATGCACATCCATCGTATGAAGATTATTCACCGTGATGTAAAAAGTGCAAATTGTCTTGTAGACAAGCATTGGACAGTGAAAATCTGTGATTTTGGACTCTCAAGAATAGTGACAGAGACTCCCATGAGAGATTCTTCGTCAGCCGGAACTCCAGAGTGGATGGCTCCTGAACTCATTCGAAATGAACCATTCACTGAAAAATGTGACATCTTTAGTCTTGGGGTGATAATGTGGGAGCTCTGCACCTTGAGTAGGCCATGGGAAGGTGTACCGCCAGAGAGG GTTGTTTATGCTGTAGCTCACGAGGGTTCCAGATTGGAACTTCCTGAAGGCCCAATGGGCAGGCTGATATCAG ATTGTTGGGCAGAACCGCATGAGCGACCAAGTTGCGAGGAGATCCTCTCTCGTTTGGTAGACATTGAGTACTCAATGTCTTGA
- the LOC112737769 gene encoding probable serine/threonine-protein kinase SIS8 isoform X4: protein MEETQEDAGQATQRPSSMSAWPSDFAGKFGSVSLGSQETLNDSDSHRHSNEDVMSPHKASQILWHTGMLSEPIPNGFYSVIPEKRLKKYFDDIPTLDELQALSIDGFKADIILVDTEKDRKLSMLKQLIVTLVKGLNSNPAATIKKIAGLVSDFYKRPNAESPAKAALEEPSHVFENCGVQLLGQIRHGSCRPRAILFKVLADTVGLESRLMMGFPNDGAAECIDSYKHMSVMVVLNSVELLVDLMRFPGQLLPRSTKSIFMTHISAAGESDSAENDSCDSPLEPNSPLYGVSESVERENFQFRRKFEGSSNVSGLSLRNLMLRYPSLERKMSLSHSEPNIATAFGRHSRRKVIAEQRTANSRSSYRSDGASSSQARRVRRSVSVTPEIGDDIVRAVRAMNEALKQTRRLREHGDHSSLSNSLNDRTSGPDLQRNLSNFHGRGDSSQKAMSLPSSPHDYRGQAPERGGPSGYGVNAKLELTWNKVLESQMFNNKPLLPFEEWNIDFSELTVGTRVGIGFFGEVFRGMWNGTNVAIKVFLEQDLTAENMEDFCNEISILSRLRHPNVILFLGACTKPPRLSMVTEYMEVGSLYFLLHMSDQKKKLNWKKRLKMLRGICRGLMHIHRMKIIHRDVKSANCLVDKHWTVKICDFGLSRIVTETPMRDSSSAGTPEWMAPELIRNEPFTEKCDIFSLGVIMWELCTLSRPWEGVPPERVVYAVAHEGSRLELPEGPMGRLISDCWAEPHERPSCEEILSRLVDIEYSMS, encoded by the exons ATGGAGGAGACACAAGAAGATGCAGGGCAGGCAACGCAAAGGCCATCCAGCATGTCAGCGTGGCCTTCAGATTTTGCTGGAAAATTTGGATCTGTTTCTTTGGGTTCTCAAGAAACCTTAAATGATAGTGACTCACATAGACATTCTAATGAAGATGTCATGTCACCGCATAAAGCATCACAGATTCTCTGGCACACTGGAATGCTTTCAGAACCAATACCAAATGGTTTTTATTCAGTTATTCCG GAGAAAAGACTCAAGAAATATTTCGATGATATTCCTACTTTGGATGAGCTTCAGGCTTTGAGTATAGATGGTTTTAAGGCTGATATCATTCTTGTGGACACAGAGAAAGATAGAAAGTTATCCATGTTGAAGCAACTAATTGTGACATTGGTCAAAGGATTGAACTCAAATCCAGCTGCAACGATTAAGAAGATAGCTGGATTA GTTTCTGATTTTTATAAGCGACCAAATGCAGAAAGTCCCGCAAAAGCTGCACTAGAGGAGCCCTCCCATGTGTTTGAAAATTGTGGTGTCCAGTTGCTGGGGCAGATAAGGCATGGTTCATGCCGTCCTCGAGCTATCTTATTTAAAGTATTAGCAGACACTGTAGGTCTTGAAAGTAGGCTTATGATG GGTTTCCCAAATGATGGAGCTGCTGAATGTATAGACTCTTACAAGCATATGTCTGTGATGGTTGTATTAAATTCTGTGGAGCTGCTGGTTGATCTCATGCGTTTTCCTGGCCAATTGTTACCACGATCAACCAAGTCAATTTTTATGACACATATATCTGCAGCAGGAGAGAGTGATTCAGCCGAAAATGATTCTTGTGATTCACCATTGGAACCAAACAGTCCTTTGTATGGGGTTTCAGAGAG TGTTGAAAGGGAAAACTTTCAGTTCCGAAGAAAATTTGAAGGGTCTTCAAATGTGTCAGGCCTCTCCTTGAGAAATTTGATGTTACGATATCCCAGTCTTGAAAGGAAAATGAG TTTGTCTCATAGTGAACCCAACATTGCAACTGCATTTGGTCGGCATAGTAGGAGAAAGGTCATTGCTGAACAGAGGACTGCTAATTCAAG ATCCAGCTATAGGTCAGATGGTGCATCATCTTCACAAGCTCGCAGGGTACGAAGAAGTGTCAGTGTTACTCCTGAGATTGGTGATGATATCGTAAG GGCTGTACGGGCAATGAATGAAGCACTTAAGCAAACTCGTCGTCTAAGAGAACATGGGGATCATAGTTCTTTGTCCAATTCTCTGAATGATAGAACTAGTGGTCCAGATCTTCAGAGAAAT CTGTCAAATTTCCATGGTCGTGGTGACAGTTCTCAGAAAGCAATGTCATTACCGTCTTCACCGCATGATTATAGAGGACAAGCGCCTGAGAGAGGTGGGCCATCTGGATATGGAGTGAATGCTAAACTGGAGTTGACTTGGAATAAAGTTCTCGAATCACAAATGTTCAACAATAAACCTCTGTTACCATTTGAAGAATGGAATATTGACTTCTCGGAATTAACCGTTGGAACTCGTGTTGGGATTG GGTTCTTTGGCGAGGTTTTCCGTGGCATGTGGAACGGCACAAATGTTGCAATCAAGGTTTTTCTTGAGCAAGATTTAACTGCTGAAAATATGGAAGATTTCTGCAATGAGATAAGCATTCTCAG CCGGCTGCGACATCCTAACG TTATTCTGTTTCTTGGTGCATGCACAAAGCCTCCACGTTTGTCAATGGTTACGGAATATATGGAGGTGGGATCTTTGTATTTCTTGCTTCATATGAGTGATCAAAAGAAGAAGCTTAACTGGAAGAAAAGGCTAAAGATGTTGCGTGGCATATGCCG GGGCTTGATGCACATCCATCGTATGAAGATTATTCACCGTGATGTAAAAAGTGCAAATTGTCTTGTAGACAAGCATTGGACAGTGAAAATCTGTGATTTTGGACTCTCAAGAATAGTGACAGAGACTCCCATGAGAGATTCTTCGTCAGCCGGAACTCCAGAGTGGATGGCTCCTGAACTCATTCGAAATGAACCATTCACTGAAAAATGTGACATCTTTAGTCTTGGGGTGATAATGTGGGAGCTCTGCACCTTGAGTAGGCCATGGGAAGGTGTACCGCCAGAGAGG GTTGTTTATGCTGTAGCTCACGAGGGTTCCAGATTGGAACTTCCTGAAGGCCCAATGGGCAGGCTGATATCAG ATTGTTGGGCAGAACCGCATGAGCGACCAAGTTGCGAGGAGATCCTCTCTCGTTTGGTAGACATTGAGTACTCAATGTCTTGA
- the LOC112737769 gene encoding probable serine/threonine-protein kinase SIS8 isoform X1 translates to MEETQEDAGQATQRPSSMSAWPSDFAGKFGSVSLGSQETLNDSDSHRHSNEDVMSPHKASQILWHTGMLSEPIPNGFYSVIPEKRLKKYFDDIPTLDELQALSIDGFKADIILVDTEKDRKLSMLKQLIVTLVKGLNSNPAATIKKIAGLVSDFYKRPNAESPAKAALEEPSHVFENCGVQLLGQIRHGSCRPRAILFKVLADTVGLESRLMMGFPNDGAAECIDSYKHMSVMVVLNSVELLVDLMRFPGQLLPRSTKSIFMTHISAAGESDSAENDSCDSPLEPNSPLYGVSESVERENFQFRRKFEGSSNVSGLSLRNLMLRYPSLERKMSLSHSEPNIATAFGRHSRRKVIAEQRTANSSPEHQSFRAHRRSMLSGDRLGFRDFADDQSTLRSSYRSDGASSSQARRVRRSVSVTPEIGDDIVRAVRAMNEALKQTRRLREHGDHSSLSNSLNDRTSGPDLQRNLSNFHGRGDSSQKAMSLPSSPHDYRGQAPERGGPSGYGVNAKLELTWNKVLESQMFNNKPLLPFEEWNIDFSELTVGTRVGIGFFGEVFRGMWNGTNVAIKVFLEQDLTAENMEDFCNEISILSRLRHPNVILFLGACTKPPRLSMVTEYMEVGSLYFLLHMSDQKKKLNWKKRLKMLRGICRGLMHIHRMKIIHRDVKSANCLVDKHWTVKICDFGLSRIVTETPMRDSSSAGTPEWMAPELIRNEPFTEKCDIFSLGVIMWELCTLSRPWEGVPPERVVYAVAHEGSRLELPEGPMGRLISDCWAEPHERPSCEEILSRLVDIEYSMS, encoded by the exons ATGGAGGAGACACAAGAAGATGCAGGGCAGGCAACGCAAAGGCCATCCAGCATGTCAGCGTGGCCTTCAGATTTTGCTGGAAAATTTGGATCTGTTTCTTTGGGTTCTCAAGAAACCTTAAATGATAGTGACTCACATAGACATTCTAATGAAGATGTCATGTCACCGCATAAAGCATCACAGATTCTCTGGCACACTGGAATGCTTTCAGAACCAATACCAAATGGTTTTTATTCAGTTATTCCG GAGAAAAGACTCAAGAAATATTTCGATGATATTCCTACTTTGGATGAGCTTCAGGCTTTGAGTATAGATGGTTTTAAGGCTGATATCATTCTTGTGGACACAGAGAAAGATAGAAAGTTATCCATGTTGAAGCAACTAATTGTGACATTGGTCAAAGGATTGAACTCAAATCCAGCTGCAACGATTAAGAAGATAGCTGGATTA GTTTCTGATTTTTATAAGCGACCAAATGCAGAAAGTCCCGCAAAAGCTGCACTAGAGGAGCCCTCCCATGTGTTTGAAAATTGTGGTGTCCAGTTGCTGGGGCAGATAAGGCATGGTTCATGCCGTCCTCGAGCTATCTTATTTAAAGTATTAGCAGACACTGTAGGTCTTGAAAGTAGGCTTATGATG GGTTTCCCAAATGATGGAGCTGCTGAATGTATAGACTCTTACAAGCATATGTCTGTGATGGTTGTATTAAATTCTGTGGAGCTGCTGGTTGATCTCATGCGTTTTCCTGGCCAATTGTTACCACGATCAACCAAGTCAATTTTTATGACACATATATCTGCAGCAGGAGAGAGTGATTCAGCCGAAAATGATTCTTGTGATTCACCATTGGAACCAAACAGTCCTTTGTATGGGGTTTCAGAGAG TGTTGAAAGGGAAAACTTTCAGTTCCGAAGAAAATTTGAAGGGTCTTCAAATGTGTCAGGCCTCTCCTTGAGAAATTTGATGTTACGATATCCCAGTCTTGAAAGGAAAATGAG TTTGTCTCATAGTGAACCCAACATTGCAACTGCATTTGGTCGGCATAGTAGGAGAAAGGTCATTGCTGAACAGAGGACTGCTAATTCAAG TCCAGAACATCAATCATTTCGAGCACATCGGCGATCCATGCTTAGCGGTGATAGGTTAGGATTTAGAGATTTTGCTGATGACCAGAGCACATTAAG ATCCAGCTATAGGTCAGATGGTGCATCATCTTCACAAGCTCGCAGGGTACGAAGAAGTGTCAGTGTTACTCCTGAGATTGGTGATGATATCGTAAG GGCTGTACGGGCAATGAATGAAGCACTTAAGCAAACTCGTCGTCTAAGAGAACATGGGGATCATAGTTCTTTGTCCAATTCTCTGAATGATAGAACTAGTGGTCCAGATCTTCAGAGAAAT CTGTCAAATTTCCATGGTCGTGGTGACAGTTCTCAGAAAGCAATGTCATTACCGTCTTCACCGCATGATTATAGAGGACAAGCGCCTGAGAGAGGTGGGCCATCTGGATATGGAGTGAATGCTAAACTGGAGTTGACTTGGAATAAAGTTCTCGAATCACAAATGTTCAACAATAAACCTCTGTTACCATTTGAAGAATGGAATATTGACTTCTCGGAATTAACCGTTGGAACTCGTGTTGGGATTG GGTTCTTTGGCGAGGTTTTCCGTGGCATGTGGAACGGCACAAATGTTGCAATCAAGGTTTTTCTTGAGCAAGATTTAACTGCTGAAAATATGGAAGATTTCTGCAATGAGATAAGCATTCTCAG CCGGCTGCGACATCCTAACG TTATTCTGTTTCTTGGTGCATGCACAAAGCCTCCACGTTTGTCAATGGTTACGGAATATATGGAGGTGGGATCTTTGTATTTCTTGCTTCATATGAGTGATCAAAAGAAGAAGCTTAACTGGAAGAAAAGGCTAAAGATGTTGCGTGGCATATGCCG GGGCTTGATGCACATCCATCGTATGAAGATTATTCACCGTGATGTAAAAAGTGCAAATTGTCTTGTAGACAAGCATTGGACAGTGAAAATCTGTGATTTTGGACTCTCAAGAATAGTGACAGAGACTCCCATGAGAGATTCTTCGTCAGCCGGAACTCCAGAGTGGATGGCTCCTGAACTCATTCGAAATGAACCATTCACTGAAAAATGTGACATCTTTAGTCTTGGGGTGATAATGTGGGAGCTCTGCACCTTGAGTAGGCCATGGGAAGGTGTACCGCCAGAGAGG GTTGTTTATGCTGTAGCTCACGAGGGTTCCAGATTGGAACTTCCTGAAGGCCCAATGGGCAGGCTGATATCAG ATTGTTGGGCAGAACCGCATGAGCGACCAAGTTGCGAGGAGATCCTCTCTCGTTTGGTAGACATTGAGTACTCAATGTCTTGA
- the LOC112737769 gene encoding probable serine/threonine-protein kinase SIS8 isoform X3: MEETQEDAGQATQRPSSMSAWPSDFAGKFGSVSLGSQETLNDSDSHRHSNEDVMSPHKASQILWHTGMLSEPIPNGFYSVIPEKRLKKYFDDIPTLDELQALSIDGFKADIILVDTEKDRKLSMLKQLIVTLVKGLNSNPAATIKKIAGLVSDFYKRPNAESPAKAALEEPSHVFENCGVQLLGQIRHGSCRPRAILFKVLADTVGLESRLMMGFPNDGAAECIDSYKHMSVMVVLNSVELLVDLMRFPGQLLPRSTKSIFMTHISAAGESDSAENDSCDSPLEPNSPLYGVSESVERENFQFRRKFEGSSNVSGLSLRNLMLRYPSLERKMSPEHQSFRAHRRSMLSGDRLGFRDFADDQSTLRSSYRSDGASSSQARRVRRSVSVTPEIGDDIVRAVRAMNEALKQTRRLREHGDHSSLSNSLNDRTSGPDLQRNLSNFHGRGDSSQKAMSLPSSPHDYRGQAPERGGPSGYGVNAKLELTWNKVLESQMFNNKPLLPFEEWNIDFSELTVGTRVGIGFFGEVFRGMWNGTNVAIKVFLEQDLTAENMEDFCNEISILSRLRHPNVILFLGACTKPPRLSMVTEYMEVGSLYFLLHMSDQKKKLNWKKRLKMLRGICRGLMHIHRMKIIHRDVKSANCLVDKHWTVKICDFGLSRIVTETPMRDSSSAGTPEWMAPELIRNEPFTEKCDIFSLGVIMWELCTLSRPWEGVPPERVVYAVAHEGSRLELPEGPMGRLISDCWAEPHERPSCEEILSRLVDIEYSMS; encoded by the exons ATGGAGGAGACACAAGAAGATGCAGGGCAGGCAACGCAAAGGCCATCCAGCATGTCAGCGTGGCCTTCAGATTTTGCTGGAAAATTTGGATCTGTTTCTTTGGGTTCTCAAGAAACCTTAAATGATAGTGACTCACATAGACATTCTAATGAAGATGTCATGTCACCGCATAAAGCATCACAGATTCTCTGGCACACTGGAATGCTTTCAGAACCAATACCAAATGGTTTTTATTCAGTTATTCCG GAGAAAAGACTCAAGAAATATTTCGATGATATTCCTACTTTGGATGAGCTTCAGGCTTTGAGTATAGATGGTTTTAAGGCTGATATCATTCTTGTGGACACAGAGAAAGATAGAAAGTTATCCATGTTGAAGCAACTAATTGTGACATTGGTCAAAGGATTGAACTCAAATCCAGCTGCAACGATTAAGAAGATAGCTGGATTA GTTTCTGATTTTTATAAGCGACCAAATGCAGAAAGTCCCGCAAAAGCTGCACTAGAGGAGCCCTCCCATGTGTTTGAAAATTGTGGTGTCCAGTTGCTGGGGCAGATAAGGCATGGTTCATGCCGTCCTCGAGCTATCTTATTTAAAGTATTAGCAGACACTGTAGGTCTTGAAAGTAGGCTTATGATG GGTTTCCCAAATGATGGAGCTGCTGAATGTATAGACTCTTACAAGCATATGTCTGTGATGGTTGTATTAAATTCTGTGGAGCTGCTGGTTGATCTCATGCGTTTTCCTGGCCAATTGTTACCACGATCAACCAAGTCAATTTTTATGACACATATATCTGCAGCAGGAGAGAGTGATTCAGCCGAAAATGATTCTTGTGATTCACCATTGGAACCAAACAGTCCTTTGTATGGGGTTTCAGAGAG TGTTGAAAGGGAAAACTTTCAGTTCCGAAGAAAATTTGAAGGGTCTTCAAATGTGTCAGGCCTCTCCTTGAGAAATTTGATGTTACGATATCCCAGTCTTGAAAGGAAAATGAG TCCAGAACATCAATCATTTCGAGCACATCGGCGATCCATGCTTAGCGGTGATAGGTTAGGATTTAGAGATTTTGCTGATGACCAGAGCACATTAAG ATCCAGCTATAGGTCAGATGGTGCATCATCTTCACAAGCTCGCAGGGTACGAAGAAGTGTCAGTGTTACTCCTGAGATTGGTGATGATATCGTAAG GGCTGTACGGGCAATGAATGAAGCACTTAAGCAAACTCGTCGTCTAAGAGAACATGGGGATCATAGTTCTTTGTCCAATTCTCTGAATGATAGAACTAGTGGTCCAGATCTTCAGAGAAAT CTGTCAAATTTCCATGGTCGTGGTGACAGTTCTCAGAAAGCAATGTCATTACCGTCTTCACCGCATGATTATAGAGGACAAGCGCCTGAGAGAGGTGGGCCATCTGGATATGGAGTGAATGCTAAACTGGAGTTGACTTGGAATAAAGTTCTCGAATCACAAATGTTCAACAATAAACCTCTGTTACCATTTGAAGAATGGAATATTGACTTCTCGGAATTAACCGTTGGAACTCGTGTTGGGATTG GGTTCTTTGGCGAGGTTTTCCGTGGCATGTGGAACGGCACAAATGTTGCAATCAAGGTTTTTCTTGAGCAAGATTTAACTGCTGAAAATATGGAAGATTTCTGCAATGAGATAAGCATTCTCAG CCGGCTGCGACATCCTAACG TTATTCTGTTTCTTGGTGCATGCACAAAGCCTCCACGTTTGTCAATGGTTACGGAATATATGGAGGTGGGATCTTTGTATTTCTTGCTTCATATGAGTGATCAAAAGAAGAAGCTTAACTGGAAGAAAAGGCTAAAGATGTTGCGTGGCATATGCCG GGGCTTGATGCACATCCATCGTATGAAGATTATTCACCGTGATGTAAAAAGTGCAAATTGTCTTGTAGACAAGCATTGGACAGTGAAAATCTGTGATTTTGGACTCTCAAGAATAGTGACAGAGACTCCCATGAGAGATTCTTCGTCAGCCGGAACTCCAGAGTGGATGGCTCCTGAACTCATTCGAAATGAACCATTCACTGAAAAATGTGACATCTTTAGTCTTGGGGTGATAATGTGGGAGCTCTGCACCTTGAGTAGGCCATGGGAAGGTGTACCGCCAGAGAGG GTTGTTTATGCTGTAGCTCACGAGGGTTCCAGATTGGAACTTCCTGAAGGCCCAATGGGCAGGCTGATATCAG ATTGTTGGGCAGAACCGCATGAGCGACCAAGTTGCGAGGAGATCCTCTCTCGTTTGGTAGACATTGAGTACTCAATGTCTTGA